In Geotalea uraniireducens, one genomic interval encodes:
- the rpoB gene encoding DNA-directed RNA polymerase subunit beta, with the protein MAYSIANNQLLRKNFAKITKIIDIPNLIDIQKNSYKRFLQLDVPPEARKYSGLEAVFKSVFPIKDFSETASLEYVSYTLGAPKYDVEECHQRGMTFAAPMKVKVRLIVWDVNKDTAVRSIRDIKEQEVYFGEIPLMTENGTFIINGTERVIVSQLHRSPGVFYDHDKGKTHSSGKVLYSARVIPYRGSWLDFEFDHKDILFVRIDRRRKMPATVLLKALGYSAEKLLNYYYRSEEIIFGNEGMSKKADPDLLASQKASVDIVDPKSGEIIVKANRKFTKAAIRKMGEHGITFIPITAEEVIGKFASTDIVDPATGEVLVECNDEITQSRFDEIKNRGISSIKVLFIDNLHVTSSLRDTLLVDKISTTDDALIEIYRRLRPGDPPTLKSAQALFDNLFFNPERYDLSAVGRLKLNFKLGLDIPLDCHTLTREDVLEVVRYLIDLKNGRGNIDDIDHLGNRRVRAVGELLENQYRIGLVRMERAIKERMSLQEVENLMPHDLINSKPVSAVVKEFFGSSQLSQFMDQTNPLSEVTHKRRLSALGPGGLTRERAGFEVRDVHPTHYGRVCPIETPEGPNIGLIASLSTYARINEHGFVETPYRLVVDGKVTAEVKFFSALEEEGHAIAQANALVDEEGRFVNEYVSARKSGEFVLVHRDEIELMDVAPMQLVSVAASLIPFLENDDANRALMGSNMQRQAVPLLRADSPLIGTGMERVVAKDSGVSVVARHNGIVESVDASRIVVKIDEDEYDETGTGVDIYNLIKFARSNQNTCINQRPVVKVGDHVKKRDVIADGPSTDMGELALGQNVVVAFMPWGGYNFEDSILVSEKLVKDDRYTSIHIEEFECVARDTKLGKEEITSDIPNLGEEALKDLDESGIIRIGAEVKPGDILVGKITPKGETQLSPEEKLLRAIFGEKAGDVRDTSLRVPPGVEGTVIGAKIFSRKGTDKDARTEIIERAEEEKLRKDEQDEIRIIRDSAIGKLKRLLVGKKAAVKVEDRNGKVVIDKGSVIAEEALATIPLDRWDEISVAGDDGVDAKVSLVLTTLQQQIDIIKYVFDDKVQKLKRGDDLPPGVIKMVKVYIAIKRKLQVGDKMAGRHGNKGVVSRILPEEDMPYMEDGRPVEIVLNPLGVPSRMNVGQILETHLGWAAKGIGWKIQDMLEKHSSAPAVKGYLAEVYGNSDMDHFLDTLDEEELLNVARRLERGIPMASPVFEGASEEQIRSMLGKAGFDATAQVSLFDGKTGEPFKHKVTVGVMYVLKLHHLVDDKIHARSIGPYSLVTQQPLGGKAQFGGQRLGEMEVWAMEAYGASYALQEFLTVKSDDVAGRTRMYEAIVKGKHTLEPGLPESFNVLIKELQSLCLDVELLEGDDD; encoded by the coding sequence ATGGCTTATTCAATTGCGAATAACCAGCTTCTGCGCAAGAATTTCGCCAAAATTACCAAGATCATCGATATTCCCAACCTGATCGACATCCAGAAAAATTCCTATAAACGCTTCCTTCAGTTAGATGTACCTCCCGAAGCACGAAAATACAGCGGGCTCGAAGCAGTCTTTAAAAGCGTCTTCCCGATCAAAGATTTCAGTGAGACGGCTTCGCTCGAATATGTTTCCTATACGCTCGGTGCACCAAAATACGATGTCGAGGAATGTCATCAGCGCGGGATGACGTTCGCGGCACCGATGAAAGTCAAGGTTCGCCTGATCGTCTGGGATGTCAACAAGGACACAGCCGTCCGTTCCATTCGGGACATCAAGGAGCAGGAGGTCTACTTCGGCGAAATTCCTCTGATGACCGAGAACGGTACGTTTATCATAAACGGTACGGAACGGGTTATTGTCAGTCAGCTCCATCGCTCCCCCGGCGTCTTTTATGATCACGACAAAGGGAAGACGCATTCGAGCGGCAAAGTGCTCTACTCGGCACGGGTCATCCCGTACCGTGGGTCGTGGCTCGATTTCGAGTTCGATCACAAGGATATCCTGTTCGTCCGGATTGACCGTCGGCGGAAAATGCCGGCGACGGTGCTTCTGAAGGCGCTTGGCTATTCCGCCGAGAAGTTGCTCAACTATTATTACCGGAGCGAGGAAATCATCTTCGGCAATGAAGGCATGTCGAAGAAGGCTGACCCCGATCTTCTCGCCAGCCAGAAAGCCTCGGTTGATATCGTCGATCCGAAATCCGGTGAAATCATTGTCAAGGCGAACCGGAAGTTCACCAAGGCTGCCATCCGGAAGATGGGCGAGCATGGCATTACCTTCATTCCGATCACCGCAGAAGAGGTGATTGGTAAATTTGCCTCGACGGATATCGTTGATCCGGCGACCGGTGAGGTTCTTGTCGAATGCAATGACGAGATCACCCAGAGCCGCTTCGATGAAATCAAGAATCGGGGGATATCCTCGATCAAGGTGCTTTTCATCGATAATCTGCATGTAACGTCGTCGTTGCGGGATACCCTGCTGGTCGACAAGATCTCCACGACCGACGATGCGCTCATTGAGATTTACCGTCGGTTGCGCCCTGGCGATCCGCCGACGCTGAAGAGTGCCCAGGCACTTTTCGACAACCTGTTCTTCAACCCCGAGCGCTATGACCTCTCGGCGGTCGGCCGGTTGAAGCTCAATTTCAAGCTGGGCCTCGACATCCCCCTCGATTGCCATACCCTGACCAGAGAGGATGTGCTTGAGGTTGTCCGCTATCTGATCGATCTCAAAAACGGTCGCGGCAATATCGATGACATCGACCATTTGGGCAATCGCCGGGTGCGGGCGGTCGGCGAACTTTTGGAAAACCAGTACCGGATCGGTCTGGTGCGGATGGAACGGGCGATCAAGGAGCGGATGAGCCTTCAGGAAGTCGAAAACCTGATGCCGCACGACCTGATCAACTCGAAGCCGGTTTCGGCGGTGGTAAAGGAATTCTTCGGCTCCTCCCAGCTGTCCCAGTTCATGGATCAGACGAACCCCTTGTCCGAGGTTACCCACAAACGCCGCCTTTCGGCCCTCGGTCCTGGCGGTTTGACTCGGGAACGGGCTGGCTTTGAGGTGCGCGACGTTCATCCGACCCACTATGGTCGCGTTTGTCCGATTGAAACCCCTGAAGGTCCCAATATCGGTCTGATCGCTTCTCTCTCTACCTATGCCCGGATCAACGAGCATGGCTTTGTCGAGACCCCCTATCGTTTGGTGGTCGACGGCAAGGTTACCGCCGAGGTGAAGTTCTTCTCGGCTCTGGAAGAGGAAGGGCATGCCATTGCCCAGGCAAACGCCCTGGTCGACGAGGAAGGCCGGTTTGTCAATGAGTATGTCTCCGCCCGGAAATCGGGCGAATTCGTCCTCGTTCATCGGGATGAGATCGAATTGATGGACGTGGCGCCGATGCAGCTGGTCTCGGTTGCCGCTTCGTTGATCCCCTTCCTGGAGAATGATGACGCCAACCGGGCACTCATGGGCTCAAACATGCAACGTCAGGCGGTACCTCTGCTCAGGGCCGATTCGCCACTGATCGGCACCGGGATGGAGCGGGTCGTTGCTAAGGATTCCGGGGTGTCGGTCGTTGCCCGGCATAACGGGATCGTCGAATCGGTCGATGCCTCGCGGATCGTCGTCAAGATTGACGAAGACGAATACGATGAAACGGGTACCGGCGTTGACATCTATAATCTGATCAAGTTTGCCCGGTCAAACCAGAATACCTGTATCAACCAGCGCCCTGTGGTCAAGGTTGGTGACCATGTCAAGAAAAGGGACGTCATTGCTGACGGCCCGTCGACCGACATGGGCGAGCTGGCTCTTGGCCAGAACGTCGTGGTAGCCTTCATGCCCTGGGGTGGCTACAACTTCGAGGACTCGATCCTCGTTTCCGAAAAGCTGGTCAAAGACGATCGCTACACTTCGATCCACATCGAAGAGTTCGAATGCGTGGCGCGTGATACCAAACTCGGCAAGGAGGAAATTACCTCCGATATCCCGAATCTCGGCGAAGAGGCGCTTAAAGACCTTGACGAGTCGGGGATCATTCGCATCGGTGCCGAGGTCAAGCCAGGCGACATTCTCGTCGGTAAGATCACGCCGAAGGGTGAAACGCAGCTTTCTCCCGAGGAAAAGCTCCTGCGGGCGATTTTCGGAGAGAAAGCCGGTGACGTGCGCGATACCTCCTTACGCGTCCCCCCCGGAGTCGAAGGGACCGTCATCGGCGCCAAGATTTTCTCGCGGAAAGGCACCGATAAGGATGCTCGGACCGAGATCATCGAACGTGCCGAGGAAGAAAAGCTGCGCAAGGACGAGCAGGATGAAATCCGGATCATTCGTGATTCGGCGATTGGCAAGCTGAAAAGGCTGCTCGTTGGTAAAAAGGCGGCAGTCAAAGTTGAAGACCGGAACGGTAAGGTTGTCATCGATAAAGGCTCGGTCATTGCCGAGGAAGCCCTGGCAACGATTCCGCTCGACCGTTGGGATGAGATTTCGGTTGCCGGCGACGATGGCGTTGATGCGAAGGTGTCGCTGGTTTTGACCACCTTGCAGCAGCAGATCGATATCATCAAGTATGTCTTTGACGATAAAGTGCAGAAGCTGAAGCGCGGCGATGATCTCCCGCCGGGGGTCATCAAGATGGTCAAGGTTTACATCGCCATCAAACGGAAACTGCAAGTCGGCGACAAGATGGCCGGTCGGCACGGCAACAAGGGTGTTGTTTCCCGGATTCTGCCAGAAGAGGATATGCCGTACATGGAAGACGGTCGGCCCGTCGAGATTGTCCTCAATCCGCTCGGTGTTCCATCGCGTATGAACGTCGGCCAGATTCTGGAAACCCATCTCGGTTGGGCGGCCAAAGGGATCGGCTGGAAAATCCAGGATATGCTTGAGAAGCATTCGTCTGCCCCGGCTGTCAAGGGCTATCTTGCCGAGGTCTATGGCAACAGCGATATGGACCATTTCCTGGATACGCTTGACGAAGAGGAACTGCTTAACGTGGCCCGGAGACTCGAGCGGGGCATTCCAATGGCGTCGCCGGTTTTTGAAGGGGCGTCGGAAGAGCAGATTCGCAGCATGCTCGGCAAGGCCGGCTTCGACGCCACGGCACAAGTATCGCTCTTTGACGGTAAGACTGGCGAGCCGTTCAAGCATAAGGTTACGGTTGGCGTGATGTACGTCCTGAAACTCCATCACTTGGTTGATGACAAGATTCATGCCCGCTCGATTGGGCCCTACAGCCTGGTTACGCAGCAGCCGCTTGGCGGCAAGGCGCAGTTCGGCGGGCAGCGGCTCGGCGAGATGGAAGTCTGGGCAATGGAAGCATACGGCGCGTCGTACGCCTTGCAGGAGTTCCTGACCGTCAAGTCCGACGATGTGGCGGGCAGGACCCGGATGTACGAAGCCATCGTCAAAGGCAAGCATACCCTTGAGCCGGGTCTGCCGGAATCCTTCAATGTTCTTATCAAGGAGTTGCAGTCGCTCTGTCTGGACGTCGAGCTCCTTGAAGGCGATGACGATTGA
- the rplK gene encoding 50S ribosomal protein L11, with amino-acid sequence MAKKITGYIKLQIPAGKANPSPPIGPALGQHGVNIMEFCKAFNAKTQADEGTIIPVVITVYADRSFSFITKTPPVPVLIKKAVGIESGSSVPNKNKVGKLTKDQVREIAEKKMPDLNAASIEAAMRTVEGTARSMGVEIVQ; translated from the coding sequence ATGGCCAAGAAAATCACCGGTTACATTAAACTGCAGATTCCGGCCGGCAAGGCGAATCCGTCGCCGCCGATTGGCCCGGCGCTGGGTCAGCATGGCGTAAATATCATGGAGTTCTGCAAGGCGTTCAATGCCAAGACCCAGGCGGATGAGGGGACCATCATTCCCGTCGTGATCACCGTGTACGCTGACCGTTCGTTCAGCTTCATTACCAAAACTCCGCCGGTCCCGGTGCTGATCAAGAAAGCCGTTGGCATCGAAAGCGGTTCCAGTGTACCGAACAAGAACAAGGTTGGCAAACTTACCAAGGACCAGGTCCGCGAGATTGCCGAGAAGAAGATGCCGGACCTCAATGCGGCCTCGATTGAGGCAGCCATGAGAACCGTCGAAGGCACCGCCCGTAGCATGGGTGTTGAAATAGTTCAATAG
- the rpoC gene encoding DNA-directed RNA polymerase subunit beta', with protein MEDFFSFFDKPKDPLHFSSIRISISSPEKIRERSFGEVKKPETINYRTFKPERDGLFCAKIFGPTKDYECNCGKYKRMKHRGIVCEKCGVEVIPSKVRRERLGHIDLATPVAHIWFLKSLPSRIGNLLDITLKDLEKVLYFEAFAVTDPKDTGMSVAEVLTEDRYLKAMEEYNGQFEAGMGAAAIRDCLRSLDLDSLAEQLRQEMLEATSEAKRKKTAKRLKVVEAFKESGNRPEWMILECIPVLPPELRPLVPLDGGRFATSDLNDLYRRVINRNNRLKRLMELQAPEVIIRNEKRMLQEAVDALFDNGRRGRAIAGPNKRPLKSLSDMLKGKSGRFRQNLLGKRVDYSGRSVIVVGPELRLHQCGLPKKMALELFKPFIYNKLEEKGYVTTIKSAKKMVEKERPEVWDVLEEVIKEHPVMLNRAPTLHRLGIQAFEPVLIEGKAIQLHPLVCTAFNADFDGDQMAVHLPLSIESQVEARVLMMSTNNILSPAHGKPIIVPSQDMVLGIYYMTRERPFAKGDGKVFSSPEEVRIAFDAGEADIQARVKVRMTNLLTDETPEIVDTTVGRVILREILPDAVPFSAINKVMSKKELTNLIDICYRVAGNKETVILADKLKETGFRYSTLAGISICMNDMVIPEGKYAIIDRATEEVKEIQNQYTEGLITDGERYNKVIDIWAKSTEEIAKEMLDNLSKDIMVSPEGEEVKVPSFNSIHMMADSGARGSAQQIRQLAGMRGLMAKPSGEIIETPITANFREGLNVLQYFISTHGARKGLADTALKTANSGYLTRRLVDVAQDAIITENDCGTLDGLTVSALTEGGEIIEHIGDRILGRVALDDILDPVTGDILVPANDEIDEHLVKKIEDAGLEKVKIRSVLTCQSRRGICAKCYGRDLARGHLVNLGEAVGVIAAQSIGEPGTQLTMRTFHIGGTASRHAEQTSLEARTEGRVKFININSVVNIDGHHIVMNRNGELAIIDETGREREKYAIVYGAKIKVKPDEQVKPGETLAEWDPYTMPILTEVSGRVKFGDIVEGATMEEQLDDVTGLSRKVIIESRDPDKRPRITIKDEAGKTVKIGEVAMGRYFLPVGANISVQEDSFVNAGDVIAKIPRETTKTKDITGGLPRVAELFEARKPKDFAVISEIDGIVSFGKDAKGKRKVIVTPEVGEPKEYLIPKGKHISVHENDYVRAGEPLMDGSSNPHDILRVLGLKELAKYLVDEVQEVYRLQGVKINDKHIETIVRQMLRRVRIKEVGDTSLLIDDQLERWVFEEENERVLAKGGRPAIAEPLLLGITKASLSTESFISAASFQETTKVLTQAAIEGKVDSLRGLKENVIMGRLIPAGTGLSRYRNLKVVADHLQELQEVVEEPEVEGEFDEAE; from the coding sequence TTGGAAGATTTTTTTAGCTTCTTCGATAAACCGAAGGACCCCCTGCATTTTTCATCCATTCGGATTTCCATATCGTCGCCGGAGAAGATCCGTGAGCGTTCCTTCGGCGAAGTGAAAAAGCCGGAGACCATCAATTACCGCACCTTCAAGCCAGAACGGGACGGTCTCTTCTGCGCCAAGATTTTCGGTCCAACCAAGGACTACGAGTGCAACTGCGGCAAGTACAAGCGGATGAAGCATCGCGGCATCGTCTGCGAAAAGTGCGGCGTCGAAGTCATCCCGTCGAAAGTCCGGCGCGAGCGGCTCGGTCATATCGACCTGGCGACGCCGGTTGCCCATATCTGGTTTCTCAAGTCGCTTCCTTCACGGATTGGCAACCTGCTCGACATTACGCTTAAGGACCTTGAAAAAGTTCTTTATTTTGAAGCGTTTGCCGTTACGGACCCCAAGGATACCGGGATGTCAGTGGCCGAAGTCCTGACTGAAGACCGTTATCTCAAGGCGATGGAAGAATACAACGGTCAGTTCGAGGCTGGTATGGGTGCGGCCGCTATCCGCGACTGCCTGAGGTCGCTTGATCTTGACAGTTTGGCGGAGCAGCTTCGCCAGGAAATGCTCGAAGCCACCAGTGAGGCGAAACGGAAAAAGACTGCAAAACGGCTCAAAGTGGTTGAGGCGTTCAAAGAATCAGGCAATCGTCCTGAATGGATGATTCTTGAGTGTATTCCGGTGCTGCCGCCCGAACTCCGGCCGTTGGTACCCCTCGATGGTGGCCGCTTTGCCACTTCAGACCTGAACGACCTGTACCGCCGCGTCATTAACCGGAATAACCGGTTGAAGCGGTTGATGGAACTGCAGGCGCCAGAGGTAATCATCCGGAATGAAAAGAGGATGCTGCAGGAGGCTGTCGACGCACTGTTCGACAACGGTCGGCGCGGGAGGGCGATTGCCGGGCCCAACAAGCGGCCGCTCAAATCCTTGTCAGATATGCTCAAAGGGAAATCGGGCCGCTTCCGCCAGAACCTGCTCGGAAAGCGCGTCGACTATTCCGGCCGTTCAGTTATCGTCGTCGGCCCCGAACTCAGACTTCACCAGTGTGGTCTGCCCAAGAAGATGGCGCTCGAACTCTTCAAACCGTTTATTTACAACAAGCTCGAAGAGAAGGGTTATGTAACGACCATCAAGAGTGCCAAGAAAATGGTCGAGAAAGAGCGGCCGGAAGTCTGGGACGTTCTGGAAGAGGTGATCAAGGAGCATCCGGTGATGCTGAACCGCGCACCGACGCTGCACCGCCTCGGTATCCAGGCATTTGAGCCGGTGCTGATCGAAGGCAAGGCGATTCAGCTGCATCCCTTGGTCTGTACGGCATTCAACGCCGACTTTGACGGCGACCAGATGGCGGTCCATCTGCCGCTCTCGATCGAAAGCCAAGTCGAGGCCCGGGTACTCATGATGAGTACCAATAACATTCTGTCTCCCGCCCACGGCAAACCGATCATCGTCCCGTCTCAGGACATGGTTCTGGGTATCTACTATATGACTCGGGAGCGGCCTTTTGCCAAAGGTGACGGGAAAGTTTTCTCGTCACCGGAAGAAGTCCGGATTGCTTTCGATGCCGGTGAAGCCGATATCCAGGCCCGGGTGAAGGTCAGGATGACGAACCTGCTGACCGACGAAACACCTGAAATTGTCGACACGACAGTCGGCCGGGTTATCCTGCGGGAAATCCTCCCCGATGCCGTACCGTTCTCGGCAATTAATAAGGTCATGAGCAAGAAGGAACTGACCAATCTTATTGATATTTGTTATCGCGTCGCCGGGAACAAGGAGACGGTAATCCTGGCGGACAAACTGAAGGAAACGGGTTTCCGTTATTCGACGCTGGCGGGGATATCCATCTGCATGAACGACATGGTGATCCCGGAAGGCAAATACGCAATCATCGACCGGGCCACCGAAGAGGTCAAGGAGATCCAGAACCAGTACACCGAGGGTCTCATTACCGACGGGGAGCGGTATAACAAGGTTATCGACATCTGGGCGAAATCGACGGAAGAGATTGCCAAGGAGATGCTCGACAACCTTTCGAAAGACATCATGGTTTCGCCTGAAGGCGAAGAAGTGAAGGTACCGTCGTTCAACTCGATCCATATGATGGCTGATTCCGGCGCAAGGGGTTCCGCGCAGCAGATCCGGCAGCTGGCCGGGATGCGTGGTTTGATGGCCAAGCCGTCCGGTGAAATTATCGAAACGCCGATCACCGCAAATTTCCGCGAAGGGTTGAATGTTCTCCAATACTTCATCTCGACCCACGGCGCACGGAAAGGTCTTGCTGATACGGCGCTCAAGACGGCAAACTCAGGGTATCTGACCCGGCGGCTTGTCGACGTTGCACAGGATGCGATCATTACCGAAAATGACTGTGGCACGCTCGACGGATTGACTGTATCGGCACTCACTGAAGGCGGAGAGATCATCGAGCATATCGGCGATCGGATTCTTGGCCGGGTAGCTCTCGACGATATCCTTGATCCGGTTACCGGCGATATTCTCGTCCCGGCCAATGATGAAATCGATGAGCATCTGGTTAAGAAAATCGAGGATGCCGGTCTGGAAAAAGTGAAGATCCGCTCCGTCTTGACCTGCCAAAGCCGTCGCGGTATCTGTGCCAAATGCTATGGCCGCGACCTGGCCCGCGGGCATCTGGTCAACCTTGGCGAAGCGGTCGGCGTCATTGCCGCCCAATCCATCGGCGAGCCGGGGACGCAGCTGACGATGCGGACGTTCCATATCGGTGGTACCGCTTCCCGTCATGCCGAGCAGACTTCCTTGGAAGCCCGTACCGAAGGCCGGGTAAAATTCATCAACATCAACAGTGTTGTTAATATCGATGGCCACCATATCGTCATGAACCGGAATGGTGAGCTGGCGATTATCGATGAAACCGGCCGTGAGCGGGAAAAATACGCTATCGTTTATGGGGCGAAGATCAAGGTTAAGCCTGATGAACAGGTCAAACCTGGCGAAACCCTTGCCGAGTGGGACCCCTATACAATGCCGATCCTTACTGAAGTCTCCGGGCGGGTCAAGTTCGGCGATATTGTCGAAGGGGCGACGATGGAGGAGCAGCTCGATGACGTTACTGGTCTTTCCCGTAAAGTCATCATCGAATCTCGCGATCCGGACAAGCGTCCCCGTATCACGATCAAAGACGAGGCCGGCAAGACCGTCAAGATCGGCGAGGTTGCTATGGGCCGGTACTTCCTGCCGGTAGGGGCTAATATCTCAGTACAGGAGGATTCGTTCGTCAACGCCGGTGACGTTATCGCGAAGATTCCGCGCGAAACCACGAAGACAAAGGATATTACCGGTGGTCTTCCCCGGGTCGCTGAGCTGTTCGAAGCCAGAAAGCCCAAGGACTTTGCGGTCATCTCCGAAATTGATGGTATCGTTTCGTTCGGCAAGGATGCGAAAGGAAAGCGTAAGGTTATTGTGACCCCGGAGGTTGGCGAGCCCAAGGAATATCTGATTCCGAAAGGCAAGCATATCAGCGTCCATGAGAATGACTATGTCCGTGCAGGCGAGCCGTTGATGGACGGGTCCTCGAACCCGCATGACATTCTCAGGGTCCTTGGCCTTAAAGAGCTGGCCAAGTATCTCGTCGACGAAGTCCAAGAGGTTTATCGCTTACAAGGGGTAAAGATTAATGATAAGCACATCGAAACCATCGTTCGACAGATGCTGCGCCGGGTGCGGATTAAAGAGGTCGGCGATACCAGCCTCTTGATTGATGACCAACTTGAGCGTTGGGTCTTTGAAGAAGAGAACGAACGAGTGCTTGCCAAAGGTGGCCGGCCGGCCATCGCCGAACCGCTTCTCCTCGGCATCACGAAAGCGTCTCTGTCAACTGAATCGTTCATCTCCGCGGCGTCTTTCCAGGAAACTACAAAAGTGTTGACACAAGCTGCCATTGAAGGTAAGGTTGACAGCCTTCGTGGCCTCAAGGAAAACGTGATCATGGGGCGTCTAATCCCGGCAGGTACGGGCCTTTCACGGTATCGCAATCTCAAAGTGGTTGCGGATCATTTGCAGGAACTCCAGGAAGTTGTGGAAGAACCTGAGGTGGAAGGGGAGTTTGACGAGGCCGAATAA
- the nusG gene encoding transcription termination/antitermination protein NusG has translation MTKKWYGVHTYSGFENKVRLSLLERIKNLGLEECFGDVLIPSETVVELKKGEKKTSSRKFFPGYILVNMELNDDTWHVVKETSKVTGFVGGNNPFAIPDEEVAKITRRMEEGAEKPRPKVQFEVGETVRVVDGPFLNFSGVVEDVKPDKGKLRVMVSIFGRATPVELEFMQVEKQ, from the coding sequence ATGACTAAAAAGTGGTACGGAGTGCATACGTACTCCGGATTTGAAAATAAAGTTCGACTCTCGCTCCTCGAGCGGATCAAGAACCTCGGCCTGGAAGAGTGCTTCGGTGATGTCCTCATTCCTTCGGAGACAGTTGTCGAGCTCAAGAAGGGCGAAAAGAAGACCTCGTCGCGGAAGTTCTTTCCCGGCTATATCCTGGTCAATATGGAGCTGAACGACGATACCTGGCACGTCGTCAAGGAAACGTCGAAAGTTACTGGCTTTGTCGGCGGCAACAACCCCTTTGCGATTCCCGATGAAGAAGTGGCAAAGATCACTCGGCGCATGGAGGAGGGAGCGGAGAAACCACGTCCCAAGGTCCAGTTTGAAGTCGGGGAGACCGTGCGGGTGGTTGATGGCCCGTTTCTTAATTTTTCCGGGGTTGTTGAGGATGTCAAGCCCGACAAAGGCAAGTTGCGCGTCATGGTCAGCATCTTCGGCCGGGCCACGCCTGTTGAGCTTGAATTTATGCAGGTAGAAAAGCAGTAA
- the rplA gene encoding 50S ribosomal protein L1: protein MPKTAKKHKEALSKIDRSRTYGLVEGIENVKAAAYAKFDETVEIAVRLGVDPRHADQMVRGAVVLPNGLGKDVRVLVFAKGEKEKEAREAGADFVGAEDLVTKIQEGWFDFDTAIATPDMMGLVGKIGKLLGPRGLMPNPKVGTVTFDIGRAVKESKAGKVEFRVEKAGIVHAPVGKVSFAADKIKENLLALVEALVKAKPSAAKGTYIKKISVSSTMGPGLNLDISDVQSKLV from the coding sequence ATGCCGAAGACTGCGAAAAAGCATAAAGAGGCCCTGAGCAAAATTGACAGGAGCCGGACTTACGGCCTCGTCGAAGGTATAGAGAACGTCAAGGCTGCTGCCTATGCGAAGTTTGACGAGACCGTCGAAATCGCGGTGCGTCTGGGCGTTGACCCCCGCCATGCCGATCAGATGGTTCGTGGAGCGGTTGTCCTGCCGAACGGTCTCGGCAAGGATGTCCGGGTCCTGGTCTTTGCCAAAGGCGAAAAGGAAAAAGAAGCCCGTGAGGCGGGTGCCGACTTTGTTGGCGCGGAAGACCTCGTGACCAAGATCCAGGAGGGCTGGTTTGATTTCGACACTGCCATCGCCACCCCGGACATGATGGGGCTTGTCGGCAAAATCGGTAAACTGCTCGGACCGCGCGGCCTGATGCCGAACCCGAAAGTGGGTACGGTCACCTTCGATATCGGCCGGGCAGTAAAGGAATCGAAAGCCGGTAAGGTTGAGTTCCGTGTGGAAAAAGCCGGTATCGTTCACGCCCCGGTCGGGAAAGTTTCCTTTGCCGCTGATAAGATCAAGGAAAACCTGCTGGCCTTGGTAGAGGCGCTCGTTAAAGCGAAGCCTTCGGCCGCCAAAGGTACCTATATCAAGAAAATCAGCGTCTCCTCGACAATGGGCCCCGGACTCAATCTCGACATTTCGGACGTCCAGTCCAAGCTTGTATAA
- the rplJ gene encoding 50S ribosomal protein L10: MNRENKQQLVTEMHDKLSRAKAVFLADFRGMSVELATDLRNELRKAAVEYKVVKNTLLELASKDTDKESLAPHFAGPTAIAISYDDPVAAAKVLSKFAKDKPNAFKLKAGVLTGKAITVADIQALADLPSREVLIAKLLGTLNAPVSNFVGVLAAVPGSLVRVLAAIQTSKEN; the protein is encoded by the coding sequence TTGAATAGAGAGAACAAGCAGCAACTCGTTACGGAGATGCACGATAAGCTCAGTCGTGCAAAAGCCGTGTTTCTGGCGGATTTCCGGGGAATGAGCGTGGAACTTGCCACGGACCTGCGGAATGAATTGCGGAAAGCCGCTGTCGAGTACAAAGTCGTAAAGAACACCCTGCTTGAACTGGCGTCGAAGGATACCGACAAGGAGTCGCTGGCCCCTCATTTTGCCGGGCCGACGGCGATTGCCATCAGCTACGACGATCCGGTCGCGGCAGCCAAGGTTCTTTCGAAGTTTGCCAAAGACAAGCCGAATGCGTTCAAACTCAAAGCTGGCGTGTTGACCGGCAAAGCGATCACTGTTGCGGATATCCAGGCTCTTGCTGACCTGCCGAGCAGAGAAGTCCTGATCGCTAAACTGCTTGGCACCCTTAATGCCCCGGTCAGCAATTTTGTTGGCGTGCTGGCTGCCGTTCCGGGCAGCTTGGTTCGGGTGCTTGCTGCAATTCAGACAAGCAAGGAAAACTAA
- the rplL gene encoding 50S ribosomal protein L7/L12: MAEITKADVISFIENMSVLELAELVKELEEKFGVSAAAPVAVAAAAAPAAGGAEAAEEKTEFDVILKSAGANKIAVIKVVRALTGLGLKEAKDLVDGAPKPVKTGVSKDEAEEAKKQLVESGAEVEIK, from the coding sequence ATGGCTGAAATTACCAAAGCTGATGTGATTAGTTTCATCGAGAATATGTCTGTTCTTGAACTCGCCGAGCTGGTGAAAGAGCTCGAAGAGAAGTTCGGTGTTTCCGCTGCTGCACCGGTTGCGGTTGCTGCTGCGGCCGCCCCTGCTGCTGGCGGTGCTGAGGCTGCTGAAGAGAAGACCGAGTTTGACGTGATCCTGAAGAGTGCCGGGGCCAATAAGATCGCCGTGATCAAAGTTGTTCGTGCGCTGACCGGCCTGGGCCTCAAAGAAGCTAAAGACCTGGTCGATGGCGCTCCGAAGCCGGTCAAAACTGGCGTGTCGAAAGACGAGGCCGAAGAAGCCAAGAAACAGCTTGTCGAATCTGGCGCCGAAGTCGAGATCAAGTAA